One Bacillus sp. (in: firmicutes) genomic window, GATGAAAGACCTCGGAATATCTAGTATATACGTTGTTGATAAAAAGCAAAGATTGCTAGGAGCCGTAGCAGCGGCTGAGGCAAGAAAGGCTGTAGATCAAGGGAAAAAACTCTCCATTATAGTAGAAACGAATATCCAAACTGTAACGAAAGAAACCCTTTTAGTAGATCTTTTCGAGGTCGTTTCAAAGGCTGTTATACCTGTAGCTGTTGTAGATGAAGACAACTGTTTAAGGGGTATTGTAATCCGCGGCGCTGTTCTTGGAGCTTTATCTGGAAATGAACATTATATAAATGATAACGCAACGATTACGCAAGAAGTAGTTGCAGCCACACCCGACCAAGAAGGGGGGATTGTAAATGGCGTTGTTTAAAACAGAACAGCTTTTACCTAAACTACCGCTTGCAGACTGGATAGACTCCCTTGTCGATTGGCTAACTACTACATTTGGGCCTTCATTTGATGTAATCTCAGAGATTTTGGAAATGCTTGTTGAGGGCATGGTAGATGGCTTAGCGTTAATCCCTCCAATTATATTGGTTATTTTAATGAGTTTATTAACTTGGAAGATTTGTAATAAAGGGATTATGTTTTTTACATTTATCGGATTGTTTTTAATAGAAAACTTAGGATATTGGGAACCTATGCTTAATACGGTAGCCTTAGTTCTAATGTCGGTCGTTTTATCAATTGTAATAGGCATACCAATTGGCATATGGGCATCGCAGAATACAACTGTTAGAAATATTGTTACACCTACATTAGACTTCATGCAAACAATGCCTGCCTTTGTCTATTTAATTCCAGCTATTTTCTTTTTTAATATTGGTGTTGTTCCCGGTGTAGTTGCGTCGGTTATCTTTGCAACACCGCCAACCATCCGTTTAACAATATTAGGAATTAAGCAAGTACCTGAAGACATTATTGAAGCAACAGAGGCGTTTGGCTCGACAACGAAGCAGCGCTTAGTGAAGGTGCAGTTGCCGCTTGCAATGCCAACGATTATGGCGGGTATTAATCAAAGTATTATGCTGGCGTTATCAATGGTCGTCATTGCTTCAATGGTTGGAGCGCCAGGACTTGGTGCTGATGTATATCGCGCCGTCACGCAAATCAAGACAGGAATCGGTTTTGAAGCTGGCCTAGCGATAGTTATTATTGCTATTATTTTAGACCGGATTTCACAAAATCTAGGAAAAAATAAACAAGGGGGAACTATGTAATGAAAAAATGGTTAGGATTTTTACTAGTTTTAGTTCTAACAATTGGTTTAGTAGCCTGTGGGTCAAAGGATAGTCAGACGACTGAAACAGCTATTGGTAAAAGTGTAGATTATAAGATTATTGGAATTGACCCTGGTGCTGGACTCATGAAAGCAACTGCTAAAGTGATTGAGGATTATGGTTTAGAAGATTGGAAACTAGTAGAAGGATCTGGGGCAGCGATGACAGCTGCATTAAAAAAAGCATATGATAAACAAGAACCAATTATCATAACAGGCTGGACACCACATTGGAAGTTTTCGAAATTTGATTTAAAATATTTAGAAGATCCAAAAGGTATCTATGGGGAAGATGAAAATATTCATACGATTACTCGCACTGGTTTACAAGCTGAACATCCAGATGCCTTTAAAGTTTTAGATCAATTCCACTGGACATCAGATGATATGAGTGCGGTGATGGTCATGATTGAAGAAGGTATGAAGGAAGAAGAGGCTGCCCTTAAATGGATTGAAGAGAATGCAGATAAAGTTGCTGAATGGACAAAAGGCGTTAATAAAGTTAATGGCGACAAAATTAAATTAGCGTATGTTGCTTGGGCAAGTGAAATTGCAAGCACAAATGTTTTGGCGAAGGTTTTGGAGGATGTGGGATACAATGTGAAAATGGTTCAACTTGAAGCTGGTGCGGTTTGGGCTGGTATTGCTGATGGCAGTGCTGATGCATCTGTGGCTGCTTGGTTGCCAGTAACACACGCTGACCATTATGCTAAATTTGAAGGCAAATTTGAAGATCTTGGTACAAACCTTGAAGGCACAAAAATCGGATTAGTTGTACCTAGCTATATGGATATTAATTCTATTGAGGATTTAAAATAAACGTTTGTTTAAAAAGAAAAGGACGGCGCTTCTAATTCGGAAGTGTTGTCCTCTTTCTATATCTCAAGTGGATATTAATTTTTCATAGAAAAAACATGAATTGCATGATATGGTTATAATATAAATCTACAAGGGGGGCATTTTCATGGATATTGCTGCATTATCTTCCGCAATAGGTCAAGTTAATTTAGGTCAACAAGTCAGTGTTGCAATTTTAGAAAAAGCAATGGACACTGCTGGAGTAAACGCTGAGGCATTAACGGAAATGCTGAAGACATCAGGTGTTGAAGCACCACACCCAACACTTGGAAAAATAATTGATATTAGAGGATGAGGGTCGGGAGGAACATGATTGGTTGTTTATGTATTCATGGATTTACAGGCAGTCCATTTGAAGTGGAGCCTCTTGCGAACTTTCTCAAAAAAAACACAAATTGGTTAGTAGAGATGCCGACATTGCCTGGGCACGGGGGAGAATTAGGGCTCCTAAAAGGTGTTGCATACCAAGAGTGGATTTACGAAGCGGAACAGTCTTTAAAAGGAATGCTTGAAAAATGTAGCACTGTCTTTCTAGTTGGTTTTTCAATGGGCGGCGTAATTTCAGGCTATTTGGCTACAAAATATCCCGTTCAAAAGCTAGTTTTACTAAGTGCTGCGGCGTATTACTTAGATCCGAAGCAAATATTAAAGGATATCAAAGAAATGGCTGCAGATGGTGTGCGCGGGAATTTAAGCGACAATCCCTTGTATCAGAAATTCCGTACAAAGGTTATAGGAACACCAATAACGTCAACATTTCAATTCCAAAAGCTTGTGAAGGAATTAAAACCAACTTTCTCACAAATTGAAGTACCAACTTTAATTGTCCAAGGTGAATTAGATAGTATCGTACCGAAAAAAAGTGCGAGCTATTTATATAAAACAATCCCCTCAAACGAAAGGGAGCTTATTTTTTTACCGAAGTCAAAGCACCTAGTTTGCCATGACCCGGATAAAGAGCAATTATTTACAGCGGTGGAGCGGTTTTTGTTAAACTAAGAAAGCTTAGCTTCTTAGCCTAAGCTTTAAAAGCAATAACAATACCGCTCCTATTTATATATGCTCCGGTTCACTAGTTCCACCTCTAATAACCTCACATTACCACTGTTTCTTTATTTAATTTTTTATTTGCGTACTACGTAAAATTGTGATAATATTAGCAAATATGCGAAAAAGTAGAAGTTAGGGAGTTTTGAATACATGACAATGTTTCATGAATTAGGAATTAGTGAAAAAATTATGAAATCG contains:
- a CDS encoding proline/glycine betaine ABC transporter permease, with amino-acid sequence MALFKTEQLLPKLPLADWIDSLVDWLTTTFGPSFDVISEILEMLVEGMVDGLALIPPIILVILMSLLTWKICNKGIMFFTFIGLFLIENLGYWEPMLNTVALVLMSVVLSIVIGIPIGIWASQNTTVRNIVTPTLDFMQTMPAFVYLIPAIFFFNIGVVPGVVASVIFATPPTIRLTILGIKQVPEDIIEATEAFGSTTKQRLVKVQLPLAMPTIMAGINQSIMLALSMVVIASMVGAPGLGADVYRAVTQIKTGIGFEAGLAIVIIAIILDRISQNLGKNKQGGTM
- a CDS encoding glycine/betaine ABC transporter, whose product is MKKWLGFLLVLVLTIGLVACGSKDSQTTETAIGKSVDYKIIGIDPGAGLMKATAKVIEDYGLEDWKLVEGSGAAMTAALKKAYDKQEPIIITGWTPHWKFSKFDLKYLEDPKGIYGEDENIHTITRTGLQAEHPDAFKVLDQFHWTSDDMSAVMVMIEEGMKEEEAALKWIEENADKVAEWTKGVNKVNGDKIKLAYVAWASEIASTNVLAKVLEDVGYNVKMVQLEAGAVWAGIADGSADASVAAWLPVTHADHYAKFEGKFEDLGTNLEGTKIGLVVPSYMDINSIEDLK
- a CDS encoding putative motility protein; this translates as MDIAALSSAIGQVNLGQQVSVAILEKAMDTAGVNAEALTEMLKTSGVEAPHPTLGKIIDIRG
- a CDS encoding alpha/beta fold hydrolase, whose amino-acid sequence is MIGCLCIHGFTGSPFEVEPLANFLKKNTNWLVEMPTLPGHGGELGLLKGVAYQEWIYEAEQSLKGMLEKCSTVFLVGFSMGGVISGYLATKYPVQKLVLLSAAAYYLDPKQILKDIKEMAADGVRGNLSDNPLYQKFRTKVIGTPITSTFQFQKLVKELKPTFSQIEVPTLIVQGELDSIVPKKSASYLYKTIPSNERELIFLPKSKHLVCHDPDKEQLFTAVERFLLN